The nucleotide sequence CAAGCTCGATGTCGGCGCCTGGGTGGTCGCGATCGGTTCGCCGTTCGGGTTCGAGACGTCGGTCACCGCCGGCATTGTCTCGGCCAAGGGCCGCAGCTTGGCGGATGATCAGTATGTGCCGTTCCTGCAGACGGATGTCGCGATCAACCCCGGCAATTCCGGGGGGCCGCTGTTCAACATGGCCGGCCAGGTCGTCGGCATCAATTCTCAGATCTACAGCGAGACCGGCGGTTATCAGGGCGTATCGTTCGCGATCCCGATCGATATCGCCATGCGGGCGGCCAAGCAATTGCGCACGACCGGCCATGTCACGCGCGGCTGGCTCGGCGTCCAGATCCAGAATGTTGACCGCAAGCTGGCGCAGTCATTCCAGCTGAGCCGGCCCGAAGGCGCACTGGTCACGCAGATTCTCAAGGGCAGCCCGGCCGCCAGAGCCGATATCGATGTCGGCGATGTGATCCTCGCCTTCAACGGCCAAACCGTGGATTCGGCGTCCGATCTGCCGCCGCTGGTGGCTTCGGTCGCGCCGGGCGAGAAGGCGAAGCTCAAAATCCTGCGCAACGGGAAGACGCGTACCGAGCAGGTGACGATCGCCGCCCTGCCGGCGCGTCTGCAGGGCGGTGCGGGTGGCCCTGGGGCGCCGAAGGAGCAGGCCAGGCCGAACAAGCCGCCGTTCGGCCTGACGCTCGAATCGCTGAACACCAAGCAACGCCGCGCGCTCGGCCTCGACCGGGGCGGGGTGCGCGTGACCGGCGTTGCGCCCGGGCCGGCGGCTCAGGCGGGGCTGCACGCGGGTGACGTGATCCTCAGCGTGGGTGCGACCGATGTCGAGGATCGGCGGACGTTGCTGGACGCATTGCGCCACGCGAACGGGCCGGTCGCGCTACTGGTCCTGCGGGACGGGGTGCGCCTCTATCTGCCCATGGCGACCGGCCAGCCCAGCCAGGGCGGCTAAAAAAACCCCGCCCGTGCGCGTATACTGCGCATCGTAATCCGTATCGCCCCGGCTTTGCCGGGGCGATTGTTTTGTGTCGGCGCTGGCCCACTGAATGCAGTCACATATCCGCAATTTTTCCATTATCGCGCACATCGACCATGGTAAGTCCACCCTGGCCGACCGTTTCATCGGCGCCTGCAACGGGCTGACGGAGCGCGAAATGGCGGACCAGGTACTCGACTCGATGGACCTCGAGCGCGAGCGCGGCATCACCATCAAGTCGCAGGCCGTCACGCTCGACTACACCGCGGCCAACGGCGAGACCTACACGCTCAATTTCATCGATACGCCCGGGCATGTCGATTTCTCGTATGAGGTGTCGCGCTCGCTGTTCGCCTGCGAGGGCGCGCTGCTGGTCGTGGATGCCTCTCAGGGCGTGGAAGCCCAGAGTGTGGCCAATACCTATACCGCCATCGAGCAGAATCTCGAAGTGCTGCCGGTGTTGAACAAGATCGATCTGCCGGCCGCCGATCCCGAGCGCGTTGCCCAGCAGATCGAGGACGTGATCGGCCTCGAGGCCACCGAGCGGTTGCTGGTGTCGGCCAAGTCCGGCGAGGGCGTCAACGAGGTGCTCGAGGCGATCATTCGCCGCGTGCCGCCGCCGGCGGGCGATGCCGCGGCGCCGTTACAGGCGCTGATCATCGATTCCTGGTTCGACAACTATCTGGGTGTGGTTTCGCTGGTTCGCATCCGTAACGGTCGGCTGGCCAAGGGCGACCGGATGAAGGTCATGTCGACCGGACGGGAATACGAGGTCGACGACGTGGGCGTGTTCACGCCCAAGAAGAAACCGCGCCCCGCGCTGGAAGTGGGCGAGGTCGGCTATGTGGTCGCCGGCATCAAGAACATCGACGGCGCGCCGGTGGGCGATACGCTGACCCATGCCTACGCCCCCTGCGCCGAGCGCGTACCCGGCTTCAAGCAGATTCAGCCGCGCGTGTTCGCCGGCGTGTTCACGGTCAATGCCGACGACTACGAGGATTTCCGCGACGCACTGGCCAAGCTGCGCCTGAACGATTCCTCGCTCAACTACGAGCCCGAGACGTCGGCCGCACTCGGCTTCGGTTTTCGCATCGGTTTTCTCGGCATGCTGCACATGGAGATCGTGCAGGAACGCCTGGAGCGCGAATACGGGCTTGAGCTGATCACTACCGCGCCGACGGTAGTCTATCAGGTGCTCAATCACGCGGGCGAGGAGCTGGCGATCTCCAATCCGCAGCAACTGCCGCCTACCGGTGAGATCGACGAAATCCGGGAGCCGATCATCAAGGCCTCGATCCTGATGCCGCAGGAGTTCGTCGGCCCGGTCATGCAGTTGTGCATGGAAAAGCGTGGCGTGCAGAAGAACATGGCCTACATGGGCAATTCCGTGCAGATGGATTTCGAGCTGCCGCTGTCGGAAGTCGTCCTCGACTTTTTCGATCGTCTGAAATCCGTTTCAAGGGGTTTCGCGTCCTTCGAGTATGATTTCGTGCGTTTCCAGGCTGCCGACCTGGTGCGTCTGGACGTGCTGATCAACGGCGACTCGGTCGATGCGCTCGCCCATATCGTGCACCGTGAGCAGGCCTACGATCGCGGCAAGGCGCTGGTCGAGAAGCTCAAGAACATCGTGCCCCGGCAGATGTTCGACGTGGCCATTCAGGCGACCATCGGCACGCGTATCGTGGCGCGCTCGACGGTTAAGGCCATGCGCAAGAACGTCACGGCCAAGTGCTACGGCGGTGACGTGTCGCGCAAGCGCAAGCTGCTGGAAAAACAGAAGGAAGGCAAGAAACGCATGAAGCAACTCGGCAGTGTGGAGATTCCCCAGGAGGCCTTCCTTGCCGTGCTTTCCACGGACGACAAAGACTAGCCAGGAATTCCGACCCCA is from Salinisphaera sp. LB1 and encodes:
- a CDS encoding DegQ family serine endoprotease, whose amino-acid sequence is MQMLCTRAGWVILVVSCALVLGGCGRDDSQSSNQARADHASAGPDGQGGHAGNKNKPLVSGLPDFTRLVKNVSPAVVNISALPAQAGQPPGNAAGSGSDHASPSQGQQSPGPDGALGDWLRHFFGDDDGKGPRAPQMPDDSEHVSLGSGFIISPDGYILTNRHVIAGAGQIVVKLNDRRQLIARVVGADPDSDVAVLKVKAKHLPTVAIGNPDKLDVGAWVVAIGSPFGFETSVTAGIVSAKGRSLADDQYVPFLQTDVAINPGNSGGPLFNMAGQVVGINSQIYSETGGYQGVSFAIPIDIAMRAAKQLRTTGHVTRGWLGVQIQNVDRKLAQSFQLSRPEGALVTQILKGSPAARADIDVGDVILAFNGQTVDSASDLPPLVASVAPGEKAKLKILRNGKTRTEQVTIAALPARLQGGAGGPGAPKEQARPNKPPFGLTLESLNTKQRRALGLDRGGVRVTGVAPGPAAQAGLHAGDVILSVGATDVEDRRTLLDALRHANGPVALLVLRDGVRLYLPMATGQPSQGG
- the lepA gene encoding translation elongation factor 4, whose amino-acid sequence is MQSHIRNFSIIAHIDHGKSTLADRFIGACNGLTEREMADQVLDSMDLERERGITIKSQAVTLDYTAANGETYTLNFIDTPGHVDFSYEVSRSLFACEGALLVVDASQGVEAQSVANTYTAIEQNLEVLPVLNKIDLPAADPERVAQQIEDVIGLEATERLLVSAKSGEGVNEVLEAIIRRVPPPAGDAAAPLQALIIDSWFDNYLGVVSLVRIRNGRLAKGDRMKVMSTGREYEVDDVGVFTPKKKPRPALEVGEVGYVVAGIKNIDGAPVGDTLTHAYAPCAERVPGFKQIQPRVFAGVFTVNADDYEDFRDALAKLRLNDSSLNYEPETSAALGFGFRIGFLGMLHMEIVQERLEREYGLELITTAPTVVYQVLNHAGEELAISNPQQLPPTGEIDEIREPIIKASILMPQEFVGPVMQLCMEKRGVQKNMAYMGNSVQMDFELPLSEVVLDFFDRLKSVSRGFASFEYDFVRFQAADLVRLDVLINGDSVDALAHIVHREQAYDRGKALVEKLKNIVPRQMFDVAIQATIGTRIVARSTVKAMRKNVTAKCYGGDVSRKRKLLEKQKEGKKRMKQLGSVEIPQEAFLAVLSTDDKD